The DNA region CCCCCAGCCCGGCTGAGGGACGGGAGACGCCACTGTGGAGCGCCGCAACTGCCCCGTCATGGTGCCAGGACAGAGCCGGGCGCTGTCCCGCAGCCCCCACATCTCGCCCAGCCCCGCactcccccccggcccccgctcaCCTCGCGTTTTCGCTGTACTTGGTGCCGTCCACCCAGCGCCAGGTGCCTTCTTTCTCCACTTTGGTGAGGCCGATCCAGTAAgaccttttccctccctccctggtgAGGTATTCCTAGAAGACACGAGGGACAGCGGGAGTGCTGCGGgcaggatttgcaggagcagctgGGCCAGGCGGGTTTGCGGTGGTGGAGGGTGGCGCTGGGCAGCGGGGCCAGGCAGGGCACCCACGGGGACCCCGGGGCGGTGGGGTGGCCCCAAGCAGGGGCCAGGATGCAGCCTGCGGGTGAGCGGGGCTCTGCGCGATGGGGGGACACGGCGCTGCGGAGAGCCCCACGGCGAGGGGAACCAGCCTGGCCCTGCGCCTTGGACTCCGGCTGGGGGGGCTGAATAGCTGCAGGCGCCAGTGGGGGCTTGGAGGGGGGGGTCACATCCCCGAGAGCCCATCCTCAGCCCCAAGGGGGCCAGGCCTGGAGGCGGCATCAGGGCCTCTGCCCCAGGCTCCCACCTGCTCCTCCGCACTGGTGACGGAGGTCAGGTGGGATTGCTTTGACACGCAGAAATCCTCTGCTTCCTGCCAGGGCTTGCGATCACTGGAAAAATAGTAGATCTTCCCGTCATGGTACTTCCAGCCGATGGAAAGCCACTGCAGCCATTGCCCTGGGAAGAGAGGTGCGGTGGGGGGCACGGGCAGGTCCCGCAGCGCGGCAGACAAGGGCCTGGGGgcctcgccgctgccgccgccgccggtgggTGCAGGGTGCCCCGCACCGTCCCCTCCTCTCCCGTCTCCCCCCGCCGCTCCTgtcccctcccggcccggcccggcccggccccgccgctcccggcccgtCTCCTCCCCTCCCGACCCGACCCGGCCCGACCCGGGCGCCGGGCGCGGGACACCGGGGGCCGCCGCTGGGCACCGGCaccgcggggcgctgcgggcccggcggcggctgcgcccgGCCGCTCGCCCTTACCCAGCCGCTCGCTGCAGCTCGCCgctccgcccggcgcggcgcagccggTCCGCGGCCCTGGGCGCAGAGCGGGCCGGGCTCAGggcgcgcagcggccgcggcgccgcgcgggacGCGCCCTCGAGCGGCCCCCGTCGCGATGCCGGCCCCCGTCGCGATGCCGGTCGCGATGGCCATGGCGATGGCGACTCACCGTGCGAGGCGTTGAGGGCGCAGCCGGGCAGCGCGGAGgctccggcggccgcggctcgcgCCGCCCGCAGCTCCCGCTCGGCCCGCACGTCTGGGGGCGGCAGAGGCGGCGGCTcggagcggcgccgcgggctCGGCCCGGGGctcctgcccgccgccccgctgccgccgccgcccccgctgccgccgccccgctgccgccgcccccgcccccgccgccgccgcgcccggacCCGTCGCACTTACAGAGGGCGCCGACGGCCGCCAGCGAGACGCCCAGAGCCAGGACGGTGCCCAGGGCCAGCGCGGGGCCCAGCGCCCGGCGCCACGGCGGCACCGAGCCGGGAGCCGGCGCTGCGGAGAGAAGCGCGACGCGCCctgagcggggccgccccgggcagagccgccccgggccccgccgtgAGCAGCGCTCACCTTGAGAGGAACCGCGGGGGTATTTAATCTTCAGGCTCTCGTAAAGATCAGCCCCCTGCGCCGCCATCCCTGTGCGCAGAGCTGAGTCCCACCAGCTGCCTTCTCCTAGGAGCCTTCGCCTGCGGCGGTGGAGAGCGCTTGAAAAGTCCGAGAAAGGGAACTTGGCCGCTGGGCTTTTGTCAGCTCCGGGATGCCAGCTCATTCCCCCAGTGACGATGGCTCTTGCACTCATCCAAATTCCCCCAGCCCCAGAGGTGCCATTTCAGGAGCAACCCCCCCGTGCCTGGCTCCAGCTGCATCCTGTCCCGCCGCCCCACCAGCCCAGCCCGGCCACCCCACGGGGCTCCCCTCTGGGCAAGGATGGCTCCTCGGTTCCTCAGGATCTTTTCCCTCATGGTCGGTTGTGCCACACAGGATGTGCAGGGGCCAAACCGCAGGCCCTGGTGCTGCAGGGGCAGCGTGGCAGGGGGCCCCATGCCGCAGCTCTGGGACACAACCATAGGGCGCAGGAAATGATTGCAGCAAAACTCAGCGTGAAGCCTTGGGCAGGAAAAATTTATTGCGCACACAAGCCTTTCCGCTTGCACATGCTCCCACAGCCCCACAAGCGCCACGAGCTCTGCACATCCTGCTGCTGGGGTGACACAACGGGCAAGGCGGTGGCTCTCTAGTCCTCGCGGCGGCTCTGCTGCCACTTGACTGCCAAGGGAAAAATGAGTTTGAAACGGGCCTTTTATACCCTTCAGGAGCCAGCAGTTTCTCTGGGGGATCTTTTGTCAGCCTCTTGTCTTCATCATCCATAAACCCGAAGCCAAGCTGCTGCTGTTGCCTGTGTTTCCTAATTCAGGGTGTCGTTCTcgctccagcccagctccctgTTGGTAGCACGAGGAGGGGAATGGCCAGGCGGTGTCTCCAGCCCTGTTTTGCCTGGCTGGTGTCACAGCACAGGTCCCTTGAGAAGCCGTCAGGGCTCTGCTAGAGCAGAGCCCCTGGGGCTGGATGCAAACTGCACCCTTGTCCCAGGGTGAGCAGGAGCCCCAACATCATGTGAGCAGGATCTCTGTCCCCGGTGTGAGCAGAATCCCTGTCCCTGGTGTGAGCAGGATCCCTGGTCCCCGATGTGAGCAGGATCCCTGGTCCCTGGTGCGAGCAGGATCCCTGGTCCCCGATGTGAGCAGAATCCCTGTCCCTGGTGTGAGCAGGATCCCTGGTCCCTGGTGTGAGCAGAATCCCTGTCCCTGGTGTGAGCAGGATCCCTGGTCCCTGGTGTGAGCAGAATCCCTGTCCCTGATGTGAGCAGGATTCCTGTCCCCGGTGTGAGCAGGGTCCCTGTCCCTGGTGTGAGCAGGATCCCTGATCCCCAGTGCGAGCAGCATCCCTGGTCCCCCATGCAAGCAGGATCCCTGTCCCTGGTGTGAGCAGAATCCCTGGTCCCTGGTGCGAGCAGGATCCCTGGTCCCCGGTGTGAGCAGGGTCCCTGTCCCTGGTGTGAGCAAGTCCCAGCCCCCGCTGGGAGCTGcccggccgctgccgccccgtGTCAGCCCGCAGCCCATTCCCGCACATGTGTCGGGACATGCTGTTGGCTGGCTCCTGCCCTCACACGGACtctgccctgtcccttcacccacGGGGACCCTGTTCCCCAGGGCCGGGTGCCAGTCCCACTGCGGGGAAGCAGCGCTGGCACCAGGAGGGCTTTGGAGCAGCACGGGCAGGGCAGGACCTTCCCACAGCCCCTCCTTCGGGAAGGGCTGTCAATGACGGTCCAGAGTTTTGGTATCCTCGGGCGAAGGTGGGCGCAGCCGTCAGCCCCCACCCTGCAACGGCTTTTCCCCTCGCTTGCCGGGGGCCGTGCAAACCCTGAACGTCTCTTCTCGTCGGGTTTATTGGATGCACAAGGCCTGGGCACGGCAGCCCACGGGAACAGGCTCCCTTGTGCCAAATCCTGCCCTTCCCGGGCTCTGCTCAGCCCTCGTCCCGTCTGCACCCTGTCCCACCCGTGCAGCGCCACAGGCCTGCGGGGGCTTGGTCTGCAAGGCCAGTCCAGTGACACGTCCTTGCCACTGCCCCCAGGAGATATTCCAAGATATTCCTGCATGACCCAAGGCGTTGCACGGTGACCTCGGCCAGGGTGACAGCAGCCTGGAGCGTGGCAGGCCTGGCCGAGTGGAAAGGAGGGGATTCGCGTGCCGGTGGCGAGGAAGGGCTGCTGGAGAAGCGGCAGCGCGGGACGGGTTCCTGGTGCTGGGAACCATTAAACCCGCTCCAGTGCGCCCCAGGGAGCCCTGCCGCTcatggagcagggcagagctcctcgACTGCGTCGAAAAAGGAGAGACAAAAGGAGAAGAGCCCGTGCTCTCGCAGGGATCTGCCCCCTCCGCCTCCATCCCTGGTGCTGAGCGGagcccaggcagctgctccctCCTAGGAGCGTTTGCACACGCTTCTTACATTTAacttaatgctccaagaaaacgAGCGGAGCCGGAGCAGGAGCCGCCCGGCCGCTCCGTGCACAGATCCCTTGGCACCAAAGCGGAGCTGTTTCCAGAGAGCAGAATCCCGAGACTTGCTCAGGCGCTCGGTCCTGGCGCTGCTCCAGCTGACTCTGCTCGCTTCTGCCTCCTCGCACTGCTCCCAAGCTGCCCACACCTGGAGCCGAGCGACGTGTCCCGCGTGCCCATCGCCTcctcccggcgccgccggctgCGCCCCAGCCCAGACACCTGCAGCAAGCGGGCCGGGGGCAACATCCTGCCCCCAGGGCTGAGCACAGACCCGCGTGAGCAGGAGTTTCTCCGGGAACGGAGCGGTGACGTGGGTTGCTCCTTGCAAGTGGCTCTTTTGCAATTTCTCCAGTGCACAAATGGCCCGTGCCCCCCCGGAGCGGTCCAGgatcccgtcccccccccgccaccagctCCCCCCGGCAATAAAGCAGCAATGCAGAAAATGCATGTGGCCAGCTCACCGCTAGTTcagcctgtcccgtcccgtcccccccccgagcccctgcCGAAGACGGCTGGTTTCACtgagtttcctttttttccttttttccctctcttttagaCAATTTGAAAACTTCAGACGCATCTGCCCAGGGCTCCCCTTCCCCGCTCCAAGTCTCTGGCCATGCCGGTCGGACCCCCCCTGCGGAGGGGGCACGGGTGATGCCCGCCGGATCCGAGGCCAGGTGGAACtgccggggaaactgaggcacgggcgcTGCTGTTGGCGCCGTGCGCGGGGAGGTTTCGTTGCATCCttcctgggtgggggggggggcagcaattCTGAGCATGGATTTGGGGGGTTTctctagtggggaaaaaaagcagacactCACCATGAGTTTATTTTATAGCAAAATCTCGTTTTGCTCAAAACTGTTTGTTTTACCCCAGCACtagaaactggaaagaaaaacctCTTGACTAGGATTGAGTTCAGTTTCATTTTTGTTCCAAAATGTATCTCAGATCcaatcctgttttgtttttcatcctcAGACCTAAAAATGTGCACAGGAGCCTCAGAAAAAGCCAACAGGAGAAAttactctgtatttctttttaacagcAGTGGAGACAATTCATCCAGCCCCGATTTGTCCCACATATTGCTCATATTCCTCTTCTTTATTATCTACGAAAAGCGAAGGCAAACTTGAAATAGTGATTGCAGTGTCGTATTCCGAACAAGAGCAAGAGCTATGGTTATTATAGTgattattatgattattactCTTTATTTATTGGCAATATTCTCAGCCTGGTGGAGAAGTCACTTGGAGCAAGGGAAGATGAATCCCCAGGACAGGATCCTCTTGGGGTGCAGGGTTGTGCGGCTCGATTCCCGCCGGCTGCTGTGCTCGCGCAAGGTCATATCCCAAGCGTGTCCAGCTGGGAGCACATGTGTCCAGCTGGGAACACGTGTCTGGCTGGGAGTTTGTGTGTCCAGCTGGGAGCATGCATGTCGGGTTGGGAGCATGCGTGTCTGGCTGGAAACCTGCGTGTCTGGCCAGGGGCACACGTGTCCAACTGAGAACATGTGTGTCCATCCATGAACACACGTGTCCAGCTGGGAGCATGCATGTCCGGCTGGCTTTCCAAAGGGAAGGGCCAAGGCCGGGACACGCAGAGACGGCGCAGCAGGACGCGGGAGCCGCTCCGCGCCATCCGGAGCGCCAATCCGCCCCGCTGCCGAGCCTCGTGGCGCCCGTACCTCCGCGGGAGCCCTGGCGTGTCGAGCCTGTTCTGGAAGCACCCAGCCGAGCTATTTCGGGATCtctgtccttttccttttgtcATCCTCCTTCCAGCCCAAAGCATTGTTGTGCTTGACGCTGAGTCTGGAAATAGCCTCAAACACGCGGGAACTgcccgtgctggcgagcgagcgagcggccgCAAAGCCCTGCGCGCTTCCCTGCTCCCGGTGCTTCCGTGCCGTGCTTTTGGCCCCTTTCCCACTGGGCTGGCGGGGCGTGCCGAGTGTTCCCACCGCGGTGCTTGGCCGGTGCTCCGGAACGCcccaggcggccgcggggccggcagggctgcaagcgccggcagccccggccggaACGGCCCCCTCGGGGCTCGTGCCCCCATTGCCGGCGCTggggcggctctgccccgctCCGCTTCGCTGGCTCGGTCCCCGTCTCGCCCCTCGATGGGAGCAGCAGCGTCCCCCCTTTGCAGGGAGCCCTCCCCTGCTCCGGCATCCAGGCCCTGCTCCTGCCGGCTGCCCTTCCCGTGGACTCAGCCGCTCTGGGAAAAGCGGAGGCGCGGACCTGAGCGAGCAGCAGGGCCTGAGTCACCGACCGGCTCCTGGGCTCTGCAGGCTCCTTATTGCATTACAGAGCCCGGCTCGTCCTTCGGCAAGCGGAGCTCCCATCTGGGATTTATCCGATAGCCCGGAGCACATCCGCTCCACGGCAGCTGCTTTCACTCATGCGAAAAGCTGGCTGCACCCGGGCGCCGTGCGTCCTGCAGCGGGTGCTCCCTCTCCCTCCGGCCCTGGCTCCGTGGGCGGAAGGACCCGGTTCCCGGGAGGGGAGACCGCGGCATCCCAATGGCACGGCCGGCTCCGGGGCTTGGTGGCCTGCGGGAAGGCGTTAGTGGAGTCActgctctctccttctcccgctgccCGCTGTGCCGGCGGGGTGCTACCAGCCGAGCTCGTCCGCAGGGCCTGGATGAAACGGATCTGCCGCTTGTGATGAATAAATCATCTGGCTTAGCCCCGGGATGCAGAACAAGCCCGAGGGGACGGGACGGGCTGAGCCGGCAGCCTGCGGCGTTTCCCAAAGCAGGGGCTGGAGGCCTTCTTGGGAGGCAGGGTGGAGGGGGAAGGATGGGTTTGACCTTTCCGAGGTTACCTAAGCGTCTTAAAGCCTTGAAGCCTTAAGCCCTAGCAGGAGCCGTGCAAAAATCAAAAGGCGGCCGGCGCCTCGCAGGCTCCCTGCGCCCCGGGGTGCCCAGGCGCCAGGCAGGGCTGCGGCAGAGCCAAGCGGCGCAGCCCCAGCGCGGCTCAAAGCGGCCGTTCGGGAGGCACCGCGGGAAAAGGTCAGCGTCCCGGGGGGAGAGCGTGCCCGGAGGAGCAGGGATGCCGGGAACCGCAAGGGGATGGTTGCAAACAGGGAACGTTTGCAGAGCACGAAAGACACCCGAAATGGAAGAAGAAAGTCTTGTACATGCGTGTGAAGCTCGCGCCGTGCAGGGCTGGCGGGAGAAGGGcggcagagagagaagagaaagtgctgCTTTGCGGAGCAGGGAGTAAATGAGGACGGGAGCTTGCTGCCTCGGGCAGGACGGCGGCAGGCAAACGGGGTTAGAGACGTCCCCAGGCAGCatctgccgccgctgccgccgcctgaGCCAGCCCTGGGCTCGGCTCGCTTCTGGTGCAGCCGGGCTCAGCTCCGCATCCGCCCCGGAGCCGGGACGGGCCCTGCACAAACGCCGGCGGTGGAGCGCATCAGCACCAGCCGCTGGGGCTGCATGGCCTGCACCGGGGTCTCCAGCCGGGAAAGCGCCCGGAGGAAGATTAAAGAAGCCggcagggaaggaggggaaggcagCCCATTCCATTGGCGTGCCGGGCAGGATTTCCCAGGCAGCTCCTCTTGGTGCCGCTGCGGATGAGCGAGCCCTCTGCACCCCGTGAGCCTCCGTGAGCAGCCAAAATGAAGCCCTTAACATAAGACTGGTCGGGATTAGACCTCCGGCACCAGCACTGCTGGGACGGCCACGCGCAGAGCGGGGGGCCCAGGCGATCCCAGGCTGCTCCGCCAGGCCGGGCGCCAGCCCCGGGCATGGCAGCCGCGAGGGACGGGGTCGCCGCGCGCAGCAATCACGCGGCGGCGGAGGGTGGCAcgagcccggggccgcccggcgcgtGAGGCCAGGCAGGGCCAGCTGCGGTGCGGGCACAGCTGCGCGGCCGCGTCCCCGCGGCGAGGGGCTGAGCTGCGCCGCCCCCCGTGCCGGCGTgcgcccgcctcccccccgcGCTGCAGCTGCAaggaccgacccccccccccccggtgtttatcagggctgcagccccccctTCTGCAGGGTTATgcgctcggggaggggggggtcctgTCGGGTTTGCATTTCGGCAGGGACGACCCGGGGGGGGTGTTTGGCACCGCAGGTGGGGTCCTGCCTGTTCGTGCCCCCCCCTGCACGGCTGCGTTAGCGCCAGGCACAGGCAGCCTTGACCAGGGCTTCGGGGCTCTGCCTGCGCGGCGATGCGGTGCCGGTGCTCTCGGCTGCCTCCTCGCCTCGTCTCGTCGCGCAGGGGCGCGGGCGGTGCGAGCCGTGCGTGCAGACACCGCTCGCGTGCGCCCTGCCCGAGGCGCTGCGGGAGCCGGTGCAAACGTCCCGTCTGCAGCAGGACAGGGAGGATTTGCTGCAAGGAGCAGGCAGCTCCCCAGGGCTTTTCCGAAAGCACCTTTCTCCAGCGTGTTCCCGTTTGGACAAGTGTTCGCCTGCTGGCGGGGGAGCAGGAAAAGACCCGAGCGATCCAAGGCCCTGCTGCTACCCGCTCCCCGGGCCGGTTACTGCAGCCGCCGTGGCGGTGCCCATGCCCAGGGCACGCGCAGGGCGCCAGCGAAGCTCTTAGGTGCCGTCAGCCCTGGGCTCCTCTGCACGGACGAAACCTCGCTCTTGCCACGATCACCCCCCCCACCCgctcctccctcccaccctccctccctcctttcctctctcggATGCGTTTCTAGCTCTGATGCAATCTAATCTAATCTGGTGAGATCTAATCTAATCTCAGATGGCTCCGGGCGCTTGTCTCACCGCCGCTACCCACGGCCAAAGGCAGGCGGCGGCCCCGTGGGACGTGCTGGCAGCACCTGCCGGAGCCGCCGCTCGGAGCCGGGCGTGCGGCCACGGCCACGGCTGAGCCACCGGAGACGCTCGGACTGAGTTAACCAGGCGCCGATGGGCGATCGCTCTGCGCGTGGCCCTGGCAGCCCCGTTCGCCCCCGCGAGAAGCCCTTTGCGAAACGAGCCCCGGGCTGGGGTCCCTCCAGGATGCcaggctctgcagcaccttgtccCTGTGCTCTCGGTGTGCCGCGAAGGGGGGCACGGCCCCGGCACGCTCCTGCTGCGCCGCCCCGTGGATCGCGCCCTGTGGATCTCCATGGATTGCACCCCACAGATCCCCATGGATTGCACCCTGTGGGTCCCCGCGGATTGCACCCCGGGACTGGACTGGCGCCAGGGAAACGAGGAAACGTTTGCCCCGTGGTCAGCGGCTGCTCTCATCCCCGAGCGGCGACATCGCATCCCGGAAGCCAGGCGGCTGGTTCTGGGAAGCACCGGCGGGCCTCACGGTGTGGAGGGGGGGATTTCCCAGCAGCGGGTGGGGGGTGCTGGGCCCCTCATGGGGCGGCGAAGACCCGGGCACGCCACTCAGCGCCCCTTCCCTCTGCTGCCGCTGCCATCCTGCAAATCCCCCCCGGCTTCGGTAAActgccccccggccctgcccgccgcaGCCCCTCCGCCCTCGGCTTGGTGCGGAGCGTTcgctggggagggcagggacgTCGGGGGTGGCGAGGGCAGCGTTTGCGGGTGGGTCTTTCCGCTCGCTGCCGGGGAGCGAGGGCTGGAAAGGCCACCGAGGCCGCTCGGAGAGCAGGGATGCTCCTGCGCTTTATGTCCCGGACTGGGACTCGGCtgtctgctcctgctcctgcttttttcccccccttctcttccaggcagccccacagccagccacTTGCACAGCAAGTGCTCAGCACCCTGCGCTGCTTCTGTGTGAGCACCCACCAGCCCTGAGGGCACCCACCTCCTGCATCCTGCCCCCTCCCTTGGAAAACGCTGGATTTTGGGGCTGCCCCGATGCCCTGCAGAGGTGGATTCCCCGGTGCAACGCCTCGTGCAGGCCCCTGCAGCGCCCGCTGCGGTGGACGAGCCCGCGCATCCAAGCCCCTTCGGACAAGGAAGCCACACAGAGGAGGCCATCATGGGAACAACCTGTGATTTCTGGGGAATATATCCGAACCAGACACCCAAGTTCCAGGTCCCCTTTGTGAGCCAGGCTGGTTTGGGGGATGTAGATGTGCCTCCGGACACCAGACGCCTGGAGCTTTAGCCACGAGCCCTGGGtgctgcctggagccctctgccTTGGGGGGTCTCCAGCGCCGGGAGCCCTGTGCGGCCCCTCTGGATGCGGCCGTCACAGTGCCGCAAGGCTTCCTCCGGTTGCTCCACGTCCAGGTCCGGTCTCCCCGGGTCAGGCCACTGAGGAGCTCGGGGTCCACTGATCACAGCTTCACCCtcgggtgcctgcagccccctgaagcctgggtccccccagcgcCCGCTTTGGCAGCGCTGCTGGGACTGGGGAAAGGGGCTGCGGGTCTCGGCTGCCCCTTTCCAAACCCAGTCCCTGAGCCGTTCCTCCActaggggctgggctggggatcCTCTCCCCTGGCTACTGCCTGGCACAGACACACCCCTCCTTGCACACACACCCCTtgcacacacactcctccttgcacacacactcctccttgcacacacacccctttgCGCACATACACTGCCCTTGCACATACATCTCTTTGCACACACGCAGCCCCCAGGTCCTGGGGCCCAGGGGTCCTGGCATGGGTGTCCCTGGGCATGGGGGTCCTGCAGCCACGGGGACCCCGGGGTGCAGGGAATTGAGCTGCAGGGCCCCTGAGGCTTGGGGTCCCAGCATACGGGTGTCCCGGGGTGCGGGGTCCTGGGGGCCTCAGGgtgcaggggtcctggagtgCAGAATTCCCAGAGCGTGGCTGTCTAGGGATGCAGGGTCAAGACATGCAGGGTTTCCACTGTGCCGGGACCTTTGGTGTGGGGATCCCAGAACGCCGGGATCTTGGGACATGGGGATCCTGGGGTGCAGGAGTCCCAAGGTACGGGGGTCCTGGGACATGGGTTTCCCTGGGGGCATGGGTGGCCGGCAGTGCGGGTGTCCCAGTGTGTGGATGTTGCAGGTTATGGGGATCCTGGGATGTGGGGGTGCAATGGTGTGGGGGTCCTGGAGCAGGGGTTTCCTGGGGGACACTGAGGTCCGGTAGCGTGGGGGACCCAGGGTGCAGGTTTCCTTGGGGACACAGGGGTGCGGTGGTGCAGGGGTGCCAggaagcaggtttccctggggGTCTGGCGGTGTGGGAGTCCCGGGAAGCAGGTTTTCCCGGGTGCTTAGGGGTCCCGCGGTGTGGGGTTCCCAGGTGCGGGTTTCCCCGGGGGTCCGGCAGTGCAGGGCTCCCAGGTGCGGCTTTCCCCGGGGGTCCGGCGGGGCAGGGCTCCCAGGTGCGGGTTTCCCGGGCATCCCAGGTGCTGggtcccggggcgccgcgggacCCGGGCACCGGAGCCGTAGcgcagcgccgggagcggcggagtGTGGGGggaggggccgggcggcgggggagggcgccgaggcggggccgcggccggcgcggccGATAAAgcccggcggagcggcggcggcggcggcagcagcggcggggccgccccgtcggggcgccgcggccatgcaggcggcggtggcggtggcggcggtggcggcggggaaCGGCTCGcagcccgcggcgctgccggcggggctggcggcctgggcggcgggcggcgccgcgccggggctgctgGTGCCGCTGGGCGCGttgggcgccgcgggggcggccggcaaCGC from Apteryx mantelli isolate bAptMan1 chromosome 5, bAptMan1.hap1, whole genome shotgun sequence includes:
- the LOC106487511 gene encoding C-type lectin domain family 4 member F-like isoform X2 — its product is MSARAIVTGGMSWHPGADKSPAAKFPFSDFSSALHRRRRRLLGEGSWWDSALRTGMAAQGADLYESLKIKYPRGSSQDVRAERELRAARAAAAGASALPGCALNASHGQWLQWLSIGWKYHDGKIYYFSSDRKPWQEAEDFCVSKQSHLTSVTSAEEQEYLTREGGKRSYWIGLTKVEKEGTWRWVDGTKYSENASFWAPGQPDNTDYGPSGREECAQIHPVGNGLWNDHNCNVSFLWICKRHLDTAGL
- the LOC106487511 gene encoding C-type lectin domain family 4 member K-like isoform X1 — translated: MSARAIVTGGMSWHPGADKSPAAKFPFSDFSSALHRRRRRLLGEGSWWDSALRTGMAAQGADLYESLKIKYPRGSSQAPAPGSVPPWRRALGPALALGTVLALGVSLAAVGALYVRAERELRAARAAAAGASALPGCALNASHGQWLQWLSIGWKYHDGKIYYFSSDRKPWQEAEDFCVSKQSHLTSVTSAEEQEYLTREGGKRSYWIGLTKVEKEGTWRWVDGTKYSENASFWAPGQPDNTDYGPSGREECAQIHPVGNGLWNDHNCNVSFLWICKRHLDTAGL